A genomic segment from Nicotiana sylvestris chromosome 1, ASM39365v2, whole genome shotgun sequence encodes:
- the LOC104222429 gene encoding peptide methionine sulfoxide reductase B5-like: MKMILKFSPFAPSRTLIFNPRFQPRRVIHIHGLSNSQFRVVAMAGAGSVQKSEEEWRAILSPEQFRILRQKGTENPGTGEYNKFFGVGTYLCAGCGTPLYRSATKFNSPCGWPSFYEGLPGAINRNPDPDGVRMEITCAACGGHLGHVFKGEGFRTPTNERHCVNSISLKFKPPSS, from the exons atgaaaatgattCTGAAATTCTCACCATTTGCTCCTTCCCGAACTCTGATTTTCAACCCCAGGTTCCAACCCAGAAGAGTAATCCACATTCATGGCCTCTCCAATTCCCAATTCAGAGTTGTAGCCATGGCTGGGGCAGGGTCTGTTCAGAAGTCAGAGGAGGAGTGGCGTGCCATCCTCTCCCCTGAGCAATTCCGGATTCTGAGGCAGAAAGGCACAGA GAATCCAGGGACAGGGGAGTATAACAAGTTTTTTGGTGTAGGCACCTACCTGTGTGCTGGTTGTGGAACTCCCCTCTATAGGTCTGCAACAAAATTCAACTCACCCTGCGGCTGGCCTTCTTTTTATGAGGGTCTCCCCGGGGCCATAAATCGCAAT CCTGACCCAGATGGGGTGAGGATGGAGATAACTTGTGCTGCTTGTGGGGGCCATCTTGGTCATGTTTTTAAAGGTGAAGGGTTTCGTACCCCAACGAATGAGCGCCATTGTGTCAATAGTATATCCCTTAAGTTCAAACCACCAAGTTCTTAA